Proteins from a single region of Electrophorus electricus isolate fEleEle1 chromosome 5, fEleEle1.pri, whole genome shotgun sequence:
- the cdk8 gene encoding cyclin-dependent kinase 8 isoform X1 has protein sequence MDYDFKVKLTGERERVEDLFEYEGCKVGRGTYGHVYKAKRKDGKDDKDYALKQIEGTGISMSACREIALLRELKHPNVISLQKVFLSHADRKVWLLFDYAEHDLWHIIKFHRASKANKKPLQLPRGMVKSLLYQILDGIHYLHANWVLHRDLKPANILVMGEGPERGRVKIADMGFARLFNSPLKPLADLDPVVVTFWYRAPELLLGARHYTKAIDIWAIGCIFAELLTSEPIFHCRQEDIKTSNPYHHDQLDRIFNVMGFPADKDWEDIKKMPEHSTLMKDFRRNTYTNCSLIKYMEKHKVKPDSKAFHLLQKLLTMDPIRRITSEQAMQDPYFLEEPLPTSDVFAGCQIPYPKREFLTEEEPEDKADKKNQQQQQGNNHTNGAGHTGNPDNSHAQGPPQKKVRVVPPTTTSSGLIMTSDYQRSNPHAAYQNPGPSTSLPQSSMGYSSTSQQPPQYSHQTHRY, from the exons GAAGGATGATAAAGACTACGCTCTGAAACAAATCGAGGGTACAGGCATCTCCATGTCGGCGTGCAGGGAAATAGCT TTGCTTCGAGAGCTGAAGCACCCCAATGTGATCTCACTGCAGAAAGTTTTCCTGTCACATGCAGACCGCAAAGTGTGGCTTCTCTTTGATTACGCAGAGCATGACCTCTGG cACATCATTAAGTTCCACAGAGCCTCCAAGGCCAATAAGAAGCCTTTGCAGTTGCCACGAGGGATGGTAAAGTCTCTCCTCTACCAGATCCTGGACGGCATCCACTATCTGCACGCTAACTGGGTCCTGCACAGAGACCTG AAACCTGCAAATATATTAGTAATGGGGGAGGGACCAGAGAGGGGGCGTGTAAAAATTG cggACATGGGCTTTGCACGCCTCTTTAATTCACCACTGAAGCCTTTAGCAGACCTGGACCCTGTGGTGGTCACTTTCTGGTACAGGGCGCCTGAGCTACTGTTGGGAGCCAGACATTACACCAAAGCCATCG ATATCTGGGCGATCGGCTGCATTTTTGCTGAGCTCTTGACATCGGAGCCCATATTCCACTGTCGGCAGGAGGACATAAAGACCAGTAACCCGTACCACCATGATCAGCTGGATCGCATTTTCAATGTTATGGGCTTCCCTGCAG ACAAAGACTGGGAAGACATTAAGAAGATGCCAGAACACTCCACTCTGATGAAAGACTTCAGAAGGAACAC ATACACTAACTGCAGCCTTATAAAATACATGGAAAAGCATAAAGTCAAACCTGACAGTAAAGCATTCCACTTG ctgcaaAAACTGCTTACTATGGACCCGATCCGCAGGATCACGTCTGAACAGGCCATGCAGGACCCATACTTCCTAGAGGAGCCTCTTCCCACCTCTGA TGTCTTTGCTGGTTGTCAAATCCCTTATCCCAAGCGAGAATTCCTGACTGAGGAGGAGCCTGAGGACAAGGCAGATAAA AAGaaccagcagcagcaacagGGGAACAACCACACCAATGGGGCAGGGCACACGGGTAACCCCGACAACAGCCATGCACAAGGCCCCCCTCAGAAGAAAGTGAGAGTGGTTCCACCCACCACTACCTCAAGTGGCCTGATCATGACCTCAGACTACCAG CGTTCAAATCCACATGCTGCCTACCAGAACCCAGGACCAAGCACATCACTGCCCCAGAGCAGCATGGGCTACTCCTCTACCTCCCAGCAACCTCCACAGTACTCCCACCAGACCCACCGCTACTGA
- the cdk8 gene encoding cyclin-dependent kinase 8 isoform X2 encodes MSACREIALLRELKHPNVISLQKVFLSHADRKVWLLFDYAEHDLWHIIKFHRASKANKKPLQLPRGMVKSLLYQILDGIHYLHANWVLHRDLKPANILVMGEGPERGRVKIADMGFARLFNSPLKPLADLDPVVVTFWYRAPELLLGARHYTKAIDIWAIGCIFAELLTSEPIFHCRQEDIKTSNPYHHDQLDRIFNVMGFPADKDWEDIKKMPEHSTLMKDFRRNTYTNCSLIKYMEKHKVKPDSKAFHLLQKLLTMDPIRRITSEQAMQDPYFLEEPLPTSDVFAGCQIPYPKREFLTEEEPEDKADKKNQQQQQGNNHTNGAGHTGNPDNSHAQGPPQKKVRVVPPTTTSSGLIMTSDYQRSNPHAAYQNPGPSTSLPQSSMGYSSTSQQPPQYSHQTHRY; translated from the exons ATGTCGGCGTGCAGGGAAATAGCT TTGCTTCGAGAGCTGAAGCACCCCAATGTGATCTCACTGCAGAAAGTTTTCCTGTCACATGCAGACCGCAAAGTGTGGCTTCTCTTTGATTACGCAGAGCATGACCTCTGG cACATCATTAAGTTCCACAGAGCCTCCAAGGCCAATAAGAAGCCTTTGCAGTTGCCACGAGGGATGGTAAAGTCTCTCCTCTACCAGATCCTGGACGGCATCCACTATCTGCACGCTAACTGGGTCCTGCACAGAGACCTG AAACCTGCAAATATATTAGTAATGGGGGAGGGACCAGAGAGGGGGCGTGTAAAAATTG cggACATGGGCTTTGCACGCCTCTTTAATTCACCACTGAAGCCTTTAGCAGACCTGGACCCTGTGGTGGTCACTTTCTGGTACAGGGCGCCTGAGCTACTGTTGGGAGCCAGACATTACACCAAAGCCATCG ATATCTGGGCGATCGGCTGCATTTTTGCTGAGCTCTTGACATCGGAGCCCATATTCCACTGTCGGCAGGAGGACATAAAGACCAGTAACCCGTACCACCATGATCAGCTGGATCGCATTTTCAATGTTATGGGCTTCCCTGCAG ACAAAGACTGGGAAGACATTAAGAAGATGCCAGAACACTCCACTCTGATGAAAGACTTCAGAAGGAACAC ATACACTAACTGCAGCCTTATAAAATACATGGAAAAGCATAAAGTCAAACCTGACAGTAAAGCATTCCACTTG ctgcaaAAACTGCTTACTATGGACCCGATCCGCAGGATCACGTCTGAACAGGCCATGCAGGACCCATACTTCCTAGAGGAGCCTCTTCCCACCTCTGA TGTCTTTGCTGGTTGTCAAATCCCTTATCCCAAGCGAGAATTCCTGACTGAGGAGGAGCCTGAGGACAAGGCAGATAAA AAGaaccagcagcagcaacagGGGAACAACCACACCAATGGGGCAGGGCACACGGGTAACCCCGACAACAGCCATGCACAAGGCCCCCCTCAGAAGAAAGTGAGAGTGGTTCCACCCACCACTACCTCAAGTGGCCTGATCATGACCTCAGACTACCAG CGTTCAAATCCACATGCTGCCTACCAGAACCCAGGACCAAGCACATCACTGCCCCAGAGCAGCATGGGCTACTCCTCTACCTCCCAGCAACCTCCACAGTACTCCCACCAGACCCACCGCTACTGA